The Xyrauchen texanus isolate HMW12.3.18 chromosome 28, RBS_HiC_50CHRs, whole genome shotgun sequence genome has a segment encoding these proteins:
- the dnmt3aa gene encoding DNA (cytosine-5-)-methyltransferase 3 alpha a isoform X2, protein MMVDSCGRVACMKQTGCNGETERRVSQKNLERNDSSPDSAHHNGSDIPPGPDEDSAPSTPRKKRGRRKLEHPEQHVEDDDTGSDTSRGESDGGRQRARQGWDINLRRQPVQRETFQAGDPYHISRKEREELLARWRKDKQDKTHLGTVMNDTMDDQSAVGSQKEEEESVINLSSMATPQQQHTDPASPTVATTPEPPPVACVNKVIERASGMDMNYEDGHGFGIGELVWGKLRGFSWWPGRIVSWWMTGRSRAAEGTRWVMWFGDGKFSVVCVEKLLPLSSFCTSFHQPTYNKQPMYRKAIYEVLQTASTRAGKPFPGCVSTDDSESGKSVEQQTRQMIEWASAGFLPSGAKGLEPPPAERNPYTEVYPEMWVEPEAAAYTAPPAAKKPRKNSVEKPKIKEIIDEGTRERLVYEIRQKCRNIEDVCISCGSLNVSLEHPLFIGAMCQSCKNCFLECAYQYDDDGYQSYCTICCGGREVLMCGNNNCCRCFCVECVDLLVGSGSAQLAISEDPWNCYMCCSKNVLGLLKRRDDWPSRLQLFFANNHDQDFEPPKLYAPVAAEKRQPIRVLSLFDGIATGLLVLKDLGIQVKRYVASEVCEDSITVGMVRHQGRITYVGDVRNVTRKHIQEWGPFDLVIGGSPCNDLSIVNPARKGLYEGTGRLFFEFYRLLHEARPKDGDDRPFFWLFENVVAMGVSDKRDISRFLECNPVMIDAKEVSAAHRARYFWGNLPGMNRPLTAMANDKLDLQDCLEHGRTAKFGKVRTITTRSNSIKQGKDQHYPVYMNNKEDILWCTEMERVFGFPVHYTDVSNMSRLARQRLLGRSWSVPVIRHLFAPLKDYFA, encoded by the exons ATGATG GTGGATAGTTGCGGCCGCGTGGCCTGTATGAAGCAGACTGGGTGTAACGGCGAAACAGAGAGGCGGGTTTCACAGAAAAACCTTGAGCGGAATGACTCCTCCCCTGACTCTGCCCACCACAATGGCTCAGACATTCCCCCTGGACCAGATGAAGACTCCGCCCCATCCACTCCTCGGAAGAAACGAGGGCGACGGAAACTCGAGCACCCAGAACAAC atgtGGAGGACGACGACACCGGTAGTGACACCAGCAGAGGAGAG AGTGATGGAGGCCGTCAGAGGGCCCGACAAGGCTGGGACATCAATCTGAGGAGACAACCCGTACAGAGAGAGACCTTCCAGGCTGGAGACCCTTATCACATCAGTCGCAAAGAAAGGGAGGAGTTGCTCGCCCGCTGGAGGAAAGATAAG caGGACAAAACCCACCTGGGGACTGTCATGAATGACACAATGGACGACCAGTCAGCAGTGGGCTCTcagaaagaggaggaggagtccGTGATCAATCTTTCATCCATGGCCACACCCCAACAGCAGCACACTGACCCCGCCTCCCCAACGGTTGCCACAACGCCTGAGCCGCCTCCTGTCGCCTGCGTTAACAAAGTGATTGAGCGAGCTTCAGGGATGGACATGAATTATGAG gatgGCCATGGGTTCGGCATCGGAGAGCTCGTCTGGGGTAAGTTACGGGGGTTCTCCTGGTGGCCTGGGCGGATCGTGTCGTGGTGGATGACGGGTCGCAGTAGAGCGGCTGAAGGGACGCGCTGGGTCATGTGGTTTGGAGATGGCAAATTCTCAGTG GTGTGTGTGGAGAAGCTGTTACCCTTGAGTTCATTTTGCACTTCTTTCCATCAGCCCACTTACAACAAACAGCCCATGTACAGAAAAGCTATCTACGAAGTTTTACAG ACGGCGAGCACCCGTGCTGGTAAACCATTCCCTGGGTGTGTGTCCACGGATGACTCTGAATCTGGGAAGAGTGTGGAACAGCAGACAAGACAGATGATTGAATGGGCTAGTGCTGGATTTCTCCCCTCTGGAGCCAAAGGCCTGGAGCCGCCACCAG CTGAGCGGAACCCGTATACTGAGGTGTATCCAGAGATGTGGGTGGAGCCTGAGGCTGCTGCCTACACAGCTCCACCCGCTGCAAAGAAACCCAGGAAGAACAGCGTGGAGAAACCCAAAATCAAAGAGATTATAGATGAAGGAACCAGAG AGAGACTTGTGTATGAGATCAGGCAGAAATGTCGTAATATTGAAG ATGTCTGTATTTCCTGTGGAAGTCTGAATGTATCATTAGAGCACCCTCTTTTTATCGGAGCCATGTGCCAGAGTTGCaag AACTGTTTCCTGGAGTGTGCGTATCAGTATGATGATGATGGTTATCAGTCGTACTGCACCATCTGCTGTGGAGGAAGAGAAGTGCTCATGTGTGGAAACAACAACTGCTGCAG GTGTTTCTGTGTGGAGTGTGTGGATCTGCTCGTGGGCTCTGGTTCGGCACAGTTAGCGATAAGTGAAGACCCCTGGAACTGTTACATGTGCTGCAGCAAAAATGTGTTAGGACTCCTGAAACGCAGAGACGACTGGCCCTCACGCCTGCAGCTGTTCTTCGCCAACAACCATGACCAGGACTTT GAGCCTCCAAAGTTGTATGCACCAGTAGCAGCAGAGAAGAGACAGCCAATCAGAGTGCTCTCTTTATTTGATGGCATCGCTACAG GGCTTCTGGTGTTGAAGGATCTGGGTATACAGGTGAAGCGCTATGTTGCGTCAGAGGTGTGTGAAGACTCCATCACTGTCGGGATGGTGCGACACCAGGGACGAATCACGTATGTGGGGGACGTCAGGAATGTCACACGCaaacat ATTCAGGAGTGGGGGCCGTTTGATCTTGTGATTGGTGGAAGCCCCTGTAACGATCTGTCGATCGTGAACCCGGCCAGGAAAGGCCTTTATG AGGGCACAGGTCGTCTGTTTTTTGAGTTTTACCGGCTGCTTCATGAAGCTCGGCCCAAAGACGGAGACGACAGACCGTTCTTCTGGCTGTTTGAAAATGTTGTTGCTATGGGAGTCAGTGACAAAAGAGACATTTCACGCTTTCTGGAG TGTAATCCAGTTATGATTGATGCTAAGGAAGTGTCTGCTGCACACAGAGCTCGATACTTCTGGGGCAACTTACCTGGAATGAACAG gccGCTGACTGCCATGGCAAATGATAAGCTTGACTTACAAGACTGTCTGGAACATGGACGCACAGCCAAG tTTGGCAAAGTGCGAACCATCACGACTCGCTCAAACTCCATAAAACAGGGCAAAGACCAGCATTACCCCGTTTACATGAACAACAAAGAGGATATCttgtggtgcacagagatggagAG AGTTTTCGGCTTTCCCGTCCATTACACTGACGTGTCTAACATGAGTCGTCTCGCCAGGCAAAGGCTTCTGGGAAGGTCGTGGAGCGTGCCTGTCATTCGCCACCTCTTTGCTCCGCTGAAAGACTACTTTGCCTGA
- the dnmt3aa gene encoding DNA (cytosine-5-)-methyltransferase 3 alpha a isoform X1: MPLDLDCDAASKETSPEAKQEVCEVTQEKSEKDTPTRRVGRPARKRKAPIVDSCGRVACMKQTGCNGETERRVSQKNLERNDSSPDSAHHNGSDIPPGPDEDSAPSTPRKKRGRRKLEHPEQHVEDDDTGSDTSRGESDGGRQRARQGWDINLRRQPVQRETFQAGDPYHISRKEREELLARWRKDKQDKTHLGTVMNDTMDDQSAVGSQKEEEESVINLSSMATPQQQHTDPASPTVATTPEPPPVACVNKVIERASGMDMNYEDGHGFGIGELVWGKLRGFSWWPGRIVSWWMTGRSRAAEGTRWVMWFGDGKFSVVCVEKLLPLSSFCTSFHQPTYNKQPMYRKAIYEVLQTASTRAGKPFPGCVSTDDSESGKSVEQQTRQMIEWASAGFLPSGAKGLEPPPAERNPYTEVYPEMWVEPEAAAYTAPPAAKKPRKNSVEKPKIKEIIDEGTRERLVYEIRQKCRNIEDVCISCGSLNVSLEHPLFIGAMCQSCKNCFLECAYQYDDDGYQSYCTICCGGREVLMCGNNNCCRCFCVECVDLLVGSGSAQLAISEDPWNCYMCCSKNVLGLLKRRDDWPSRLQLFFANNHDQDFEPPKLYAPVAAEKRQPIRVLSLFDGIATGLLVLKDLGIQVKRYVASEVCEDSITVGMVRHQGRITYVGDVRNVTRKHIQEWGPFDLVIGGSPCNDLSIVNPARKGLYEGTGRLFFEFYRLLHEARPKDGDDRPFFWLFENVVAMGVSDKRDISRFLECNPVMIDAKEVSAAHRARYFWGNLPGMNRPLTAMANDKLDLQDCLEHGRTAKFGKVRTITTRSNSIKQGKDQHYPVYMNNKEDILWCTEMERVFGFPVHYTDVSNMSRLARQRLLGRSWSVPVIRHLFAPLKDYFA; encoded by the exons AGTCCAGAGGcgaaacaggaagtgtgtgagGTCACACAGGAAAAGAGTGAAAAAGACACACCGACACGGAGAGTCGGACGGCCCGCTCGGAAACGCAAAGCACCAATT GTGGATAGTTGCGGCCGCGTGGCCTGTATGAAGCAGACTGGGTGTAACGGCGAAACAGAGAGGCGGGTTTCACAGAAAAACCTTGAGCGGAATGACTCCTCCCCTGACTCTGCCCACCACAATGGCTCAGACATTCCCCCTGGACCAGATGAAGACTCCGCCCCATCCACTCCTCGGAAGAAACGAGGGCGACGGAAACTCGAGCACCCAGAACAAC atgtGGAGGACGACGACACCGGTAGTGACACCAGCAGAGGAGAG AGTGATGGAGGCCGTCAGAGGGCCCGACAAGGCTGGGACATCAATCTGAGGAGACAACCCGTACAGAGAGAGACCTTCCAGGCTGGAGACCCTTATCACATCAGTCGCAAAGAAAGGGAGGAGTTGCTCGCCCGCTGGAGGAAAGATAAG caGGACAAAACCCACCTGGGGACTGTCATGAATGACACAATGGACGACCAGTCAGCAGTGGGCTCTcagaaagaggaggaggagtccGTGATCAATCTTTCATCCATGGCCACACCCCAACAGCAGCACACTGACCCCGCCTCCCCAACGGTTGCCACAACGCCTGAGCCGCCTCCTGTCGCCTGCGTTAACAAAGTGATTGAGCGAGCTTCAGGGATGGACATGAATTATGAG gatgGCCATGGGTTCGGCATCGGAGAGCTCGTCTGGGGTAAGTTACGGGGGTTCTCCTGGTGGCCTGGGCGGATCGTGTCGTGGTGGATGACGGGTCGCAGTAGAGCGGCTGAAGGGACGCGCTGGGTCATGTGGTTTGGAGATGGCAAATTCTCAGTG GTGTGTGTGGAGAAGCTGTTACCCTTGAGTTCATTTTGCACTTCTTTCCATCAGCCCACTTACAACAAACAGCCCATGTACAGAAAAGCTATCTACGAAGTTTTACAG ACGGCGAGCACCCGTGCTGGTAAACCATTCCCTGGGTGTGTGTCCACGGATGACTCTGAATCTGGGAAGAGTGTGGAACAGCAGACAAGACAGATGATTGAATGGGCTAGTGCTGGATTTCTCCCCTCTGGAGCCAAAGGCCTGGAGCCGCCACCAG CTGAGCGGAACCCGTATACTGAGGTGTATCCAGAGATGTGGGTGGAGCCTGAGGCTGCTGCCTACACAGCTCCACCCGCTGCAAAGAAACCCAGGAAGAACAGCGTGGAGAAACCCAAAATCAAAGAGATTATAGATGAAGGAACCAGAG AGAGACTTGTGTATGAGATCAGGCAGAAATGTCGTAATATTGAAG ATGTCTGTATTTCCTGTGGAAGTCTGAATGTATCATTAGAGCACCCTCTTTTTATCGGAGCCATGTGCCAGAGTTGCaag AACTGTTTCCTGGAGTGTGCGTATCAGTATGATGATGATGGTTATCAGTCGTACTGCACCATCTGCTGTGGAGGAAGAGAAGTGCTCATGTGTGGAAACAACAACTGCTGCAG GTGTTTCTGTGTGGAGTGTGTGGATCTGCTCGTGGGCTCTGGTTCGGCACAGTTAGCGATAAGTGAAGACCCCTGGAACTGTTACATGTGCTGCAGCAAAAATGTGTTAGGACTCCTGAAACGCAGAGACGACTGGCCCTCACGCCTGCAGCTGTTCTTCGCCAACAACCATGACCAGGACTTT GAGCCTCCAAAGTTGTATGCACCAGTAGCAGCAGAGAAGAGACAGCCAATCAGAGTGCTCTCTTTATTTGATGGCATCGCTACAG GGCTTCTGGTGTTGAAGGATCTGGGTATACAGGTGAAGCGCTATGTTGCGTCAGAGGTGTGTGAAGACTCCATCACTGTCGGGATGGTGCGACACCAGGGACGAATCACGTATGTGGGGGACGTCAGGAATGTCACACGCaaacat ATTCAGGAGTGGGGGCCGTTTGATCTTGTGATTGGTGGAAGCCCCTGTAACGATCTGTCGATCGTGAACCCGGCCAGGAAAGGCCTTTATG AGGGCACAGGTCGTCTGTTTTTTGAGTTTTACCGGCTGCTTCATGAAGCTCGGCCCAAAGACGGAGACGACAGACCGTTCTTCTGGCTGTTTGAAAATGTTGTTGCTATGGGAGTCAGTGACAAAAGAGACATTTCACGCTTTCTGGAG TGTAATCCAGTTATGATTGATGCTAAGGAAGTGTCTGCTGCACACAGAGCTCGATACTTCTGGGGCAACTTACCTGGAATGAACAG gccGCTGACTGCCATGGCAAATGATAAGCTTGACTTACAAGACTGTCTGGAACATGGACGCACAGCCAAG tTTGGCAAAGTGCGAACCATCACGACTCGCTCAAACTCCATAAAACAGGGCAAAGACCAGCATTACCCCGTTTACATGAACAACAAAGAGGATATCttgtggtgcacagagatggagAG AGTTTTCGGCTTTCCCGTCCATTACACTGACGTGTCTAACATGAGTCGTCTCGCCAGGCAAAGGCTTCTGGGAAGGTCGTGGAGCGTGCCTGTCATTCGCCACCTCTTTGCTCCGCTGAAAGACTACTTTGCCTGA